In Microbacterium sp. SLBN-146, one genomic interval encodes:
- a CDS encoding response regulator, producing the protein MAIARLHGGPLDGQVIPLDPSIDDAYIVPYGEGQLVYHREGSDIHEGEDDGPTEARFVYIEATEDIDPNPDGRDD; encoded by the coding sequence ATGGCTATCGCACGACTCCACGGCGGCCCGCTCGACGGGCAGGTCATTCCGCTCGACCCCTCGATCGATGACGCGTACATCGTCCCCTACGGCGAAGGGCAGCTCGTCTACCACCGCGAGGGATCCGACATCCACGAGGGTGAGGACGACGGTCCGACCGAGGCTCGTTTCGTCTACATCGAAGCGACCGAAGACATCGATCCCAATCCCGATGGGCGCGACGACTGA
- a CDS encoding glutamine amidotransferase: protein MKPFVLLATRAEDVPADEEYALFLRYTGLTPDDLIRIRLEEREMPALDLDGLSGIFVGGGPFNASDPTETKSDVQVRVEREFARLLDDVVARDFPFLGACYGIGTLGAHLGALIDRRYGEPISVVDVSVTEAGAADPLLRGLPDVFPAFVGHKEAISELPASATLLASSPASPVQMFRVGANVYATQFHPELDLDGITTRIHAYADYGYFAAGELPLTLDAVRRTTVSHPSRILENFVDRYAR from the coding sequence GTGAAACCCTTCGTCCTGCTGGCCACCCGGGCCGAGGATGTCCCCGCCGACGAAGAGTACGCGCTGTTCCTGCGCTACACGGGCTTGACACCGGATGACCTCATCCGCATCCGTCTCGAAGAGCGGGAGATGCCGGCGCTCGACCTCGACGGGCTCTCGGGGATCTTCGTCGGCGGCGGCCCCTTCAACGCCTCTGATCCCACCGAGACGAAGTCTGACGTGCAAGTGCGTGTCGAGCGCGAGTTCGCACGGCTCCTCGACGACGTCGTCGCACGCGATTTCCCCTTCCTCGGGGCCTGCTACGGCATCGGCACCCTCGGCGCGCATCTCGGCGCGCTCATCGACAGGCGCTACGGCGAGCCGATCAGCGTCGTCGATGTGTCGGTGACCGAGGCGGGCGCCGCCGATCCGCTCCTTCGAGGCCTCCCCGACGTCTTCCCGGCCTTCGTAGGTCACAAAGAGGCGATCAGCGAGCTCCCCGCGTCCGCGACACTGCTCGCGTCGTCACCGGCGTCGCCCGTGCAGATGTTCCGCGTCGGCGCCAACGTGTACGCGACCCAGTTTCACCCCGAGCTCGATCTCGACGGGATCACGACGCGGATCCACGCGTATGCCGACTACGGCTACTTCGCTGCGGGCGAGCTGCCGCTGACCCTCGATGCGGTCCGCCGCACGACGGTCTCCCACCCGAGCAGGATCCTCGAGAACTTCGTCGACCGCTACGCGCGCTGA
- a CDS encoding YihY/virulence factor BrkB family protein, which translates to MGSSTSSPPGLVPRIIARVLAMRPVRAFLHYSEHRGPVLADSITYRTLFSLFAGVLLGFSVAALWLAGNPAAWQALVDAVDAAVPGLVGDGGLVDLDDIEAPAGLTVAGILSLVALVGAAIGAIGSLRTALFILADRVHDDVLIVWVLLRNLALAIGIGVALAAAAAAMFLADQGIGIVTGWFGMSAEDPLAVFSGRAIGILIVLVLDTAVVAVLFRTLSGLRVPTRTLLIGAAIGGIGLTVLQQLSTWFVGGASSNPLLATFASLIALLLWINLSTQVILIASSYIIVSDIEERDRVRARFGAPTFATRRLQRAEDSVRVATEELQKARVDVEKERQRA; encoded by the coding sequence ATGGGCTCCTCGACCTCGTCCCCACCCGGTCTCGTCCCGCGGATCATCGCGCGCGTGCTCGCCATGCGCCCCGTCCGAGCCTTCCTGCACTACAGCGAGCATCGCGGACCGGTGCTGGCCGACAGCATCACCTACCGCACGCTGTTCAGTCTCTTCGCCGGCGTGCTCTTGGGGTTCTCGGTCGCCGCACTGTGGCTCGCGGGCAACCCCGCAGCGTGGCAGGCCCTCGTCGACGCGGTGGATGCGGCAGTCCCTGGCCTCGTCGGTGACGGTGGTCTCGTCGACCTCGACGATATCGAGGCGCCCGCAGGGCTCACGGTCGCGGGGATCCTGTCGCTCGTCGCACTCGTCGGAGCCGCCATCGGCGCCATCGGGTCGCTCCGGACAGCACTCTTCATTCTCGCCGACCGCGTCCATGACGACGTGCTCATCGTATGGGTGCTCCTGCGCAACCTTGCTCTGGCGATCGGGATCGGCGTGGCCCTCGCGGCGGCCGCCGCAGCGATGTTCCTCGCCGACCAGGGCATCGGCATCGTCACGGGCTGGTTCGGCATGAGCGCGGAAGACCCTCTCGCCGTGTTCTCCGGTCGAGCGATCGGCATCCTGATCGTCCTCGTCCTCGACACGGCCGTCGTGGCCGTACTCTTCCGTACGCTGTCGGGTCTGCGCGTGCCCACACGGACGCTCCTGATCGGTGCGGCGATCGGCGGCATCGGCCTCACTGTGCTCCAGCAGCTCTCGACGTGGTTCGTCGGCGGGGCGTCGTCCAACCCGTTGCTGGCAACCTTCGCGTCCCTCATCGCGCTCCTCCTCTGGATCAACCTGTCGACGCAGGTGATCCTGATCGCGAGTTCGTACATCATCGTGTCGGATATCGAGGAGCGCGACCGTGTGCGCGCGCGCTTCGGAGCCCCCACGTTCGCGACCCGCCGCCTGCAGCGGGCGGAAGACTCTGTGCGCGTCGCAACCGAGGAGCTGCAGAAGGCGCGCGTCGACGTCGAGAAGGAGCGTCAGCGCGCGTAG
- a CDS encoding A24 family peptidase, which translates to MTAADYLLSAVYVLFAALSCVLTVIDIRTHRVPNRLILPSIPLIVALLASACVVGADWRRFGGALLGAVALCCFYLALRLVSPSGMGGGDVKLAGVVGLMLGWWGWSAVALGALASFLSGGLFALAVLLTRRGDRSSRIPFAPFMLGGAWIAVVISVVRLG; encoded by the coding sequence ATGACTGCGGCGGACTACTTGCTCAGCGCCGTGTACGTTCTGTTCGCGGCGCTGAGCTGCGTCTTGACCGTGATCGACATCCGGACGCATCGCGTCCCGAACCGCCTCATCCTTCCCTCGATTCCCCTCATCGTCGCGCTTCTGGCGTCGGCGTGCGTCGTCGGTGCAGACTGGCGCCGGTTCGGCGGGGCGCTCCTCGGGGCAGTGGCGCTGTGTTGCTTCTATCTCGCACTTCGCCTCGTGAGCCCTTCCGGCATGGGGGGAGGAGACGTCAAGCTCGCGGGTGTCGTCGGTCTCATGCTCGGGTGGTGGGGATGGTCTGCGGTCGCGCTGGGCGCGCTCGCGAGTTTCCTGTCGGGCGGACTGTTCGCGCTCGCCGTCCTGCTGACTCGTCGGGGAGACCGCAGCTCGCGCATCCCGTTCGCGCCCTTCATGCTGGGCGGCGCGTGGATCGCCGTCGTCATATCGGTCGTCCGGCTCGGATGA
- a CDS encoding glycosyltransferase family 2 protein — MHADSRITVVVPCWNDADMLDHCLTALARQTRPADRILVVDNGSADESIDVARRHGADVVCEPLRGIWPAAARGYDEARADADIIARLDADSRPHPDWIARLESAFATDASLGVLTGGAEFYGAGPVVRYLGEHWYIGGGHFWIRAVLGIPLVFGSNFAMRRRVWERVRDRVDRTNPRIHDDLDLTIRLRASDGVRYDPNLRMPVSSRPLVTQRGLWRRVWRVVPTFAASWPEGARWHRDDDGRDDDRRASSDGWSADGEDLAPGFGR; from the coding sequence GTGCACGCCGACTCCCGCATCACGGTCGTCGTTCCGTGCTGGAACGACGCCGACATGCTCGACCACTGTCTCACGGCGCTCGCGCGCCAGACGCGGCCGGCCGACCGCATCCTCGTCGTCGACAATGGCAGCGCGGACGAGTCGATCGACGTCGCGCGAAGGCATGGCGCGGATGTCGTCTGCGAGCCGCTCCGGGGCATCTGGCCGGCGGCGGCGAGAGGATACGACGAGGCGCGGGCCGACGCCGACATCATCGCGCGTCTCGATGCCGACTCCCGCCCGCACCCCGACTGGATCGCGCGTCTCGAGAGTGCGTTCGCGACCGACGCGAGTCTCGGGGTGCTCACCGGCGGCGCCGAGTTCTACGGTGCGGGGCCGGTCGTGCGGTATCTCGGCGAGCACTGGTACATCGGCGGCGGCCATTTCTGGATTCGCGCGGTTCTCGGCATCCCCCTCGTGTTCGGCTCCAATTTCGCCATGCGGCGTCGCGTCTGGGAGCGCGTCCGCGACCGCGTGGACCGGACGAACCCGCGCATCCACGACGACCTCGACCTCACCATCCGGCTCCGCGCCTCGGACGGCGTGCGGTACGACCCGAACCTCCGGATGCCGGTGTCGTCGCGGCCTCTCGTGACGCAGCGCGGGCTGTGGCGGCGCGTCTGGCGCGTCGTGCCGACCTTCGCCGCCAGCTGGCCCGAAGGCGCGCGTTGGCACCGTGACGACGACGGCCGCGACGATGATCGGCGTGCGTCTTCCGACGGCTGGTCCGCGGACGGCGAGGACCTCGCCCCCGGGTTCGGACGCTGA
- a CDS encoding aldo/keto reductase, producing the protein MRQRQLGRTGREVSAIGLGTWQLGADWGAVSEDDARAVLAASLDHGVTLFDTADVYGDGRSESIIGRFLAERPGHGVTVATKMGRRLPQEPENYTPENFRRWTDRSRANLGVETLDLVQLHCPPSAVIDDDATYDALDTLVADGAIAAYGVSVETCAQALSAIRRPAVTNVQIIVNPFRLKPLDEVLPAAEAAGVSIFARVPLASGLLSGAYTADTQFSPDDHRTYNRHGEAFDRGETFSGVDFEVGIAAARELAAAVPAGMSLPAVTLAWIAGLPGMTSVIPGARNVRQASSNAEAGTLLDAGTDLSGFDAAVRDVYDRMLREAIHPQW; encoded by the coding sequence ATGCGACAGCGACAGCTCGGACGAACCGGCCGTGAGGTTTCGGCCATCGGACTCGGCACCTGGCAGCTCGGGGCCGACTGGGGTGCGGTCTCGGAGGACGACGCGCGCGCCGTGCTGGCGGCCTCGCTCGACCACGGTGTGACGCTGTTCGACACGGCCGACGTCTACGGAGACGGCCGGAGCGAATCGATCATCGGACGATTCCTCGCCGAGCGTCCGGGTCACGGTGTCACCGTCGCGACGAAGATGGGGCGTCGCCTGCCGCAAGAGCCCGAGAACTACACGCCCGAGAACTTCCGGAGGTGGACTGACCGCTCACGCGCCAACCTCGGAGTCGAGACGCTGGATCTCGTGCAGCTCCACTGTCCTCCGTCGGCCGTCATCGACGACGACGCGACATACGACGCTCTCGACACCCTCGTGGCGGACGGCGCTATCGCCGCCTACGGCGTGTCCGTCGAGACCTGCGCGCAGGCGCTCTCGGCCATCCGACGACCAGCGGTGACGAACGTGCAGATCATCGTCAATCCGTTCCGCCTCAAGCCGCTCGACGAGGTGCTCCCCGCCGCCGAGGCGGCAGGCGTGTCGATCTTCGCGCGCGTCCCTCTCGCTTCCGGGCTCCTCTCCGGCGCGTACACCGCCGACACGCAGTTCTCGCCCGACGACCACCGGACGTACAACCGTCACGGTGAGGCGTTCGACCGTGGCGAGACGTTCTCCGGGGTCGACTTCGAGGTGGGTATCGCGGCAGCTCGCGAGCTCGCCGCTGCCGTGCCCGCGGGGATGTCCCTCCCCGCCGTCACCCTCGCGTGGATCGCGGGCCTTCCGGGGATGACGTCGGTGATCCCCGGCGCGCGCAACGTCCGCCAGGCCTCGTCGAACGCGGAGGCGGGGACGCTCCTCGACGCGGGCACCGACCTGTCGGGGTTCGATGCGGCGGTCCGCGACGTGTACGACCGGATGCTGCGGGAGGCGATCCACCCGCAGTGGTGA
- a CDS encoding L,D-transpeptidase family protein — protein sequence MGESSEARSRTPIVVSLSVGFGVLIATAVVTFWILTSATLDAAPAPSPTASSSPPVATPTPASTPTPTGPPPDATAYDTSALPRVDVFAVVAALPVDDDPTGSFTGQAARARGEVIPVFASPSTPPVAALARDQEFDGTVVPVIERHAHWLRVLLPGRQATPSAGDPGQLTGWVRATDVDVTTQDARVDVSISARTIEIVRGDARELVASDFAWGVDSTPTPTGRSFIMTTAVVPEFAYTRGNPITYLSVQSPTLDGFGGADAAVTAFHYHDSRSGSISNGCLRVDAAAAAALAALPHGTPVSISP from the coding sequence ATGGGGGAATCCAGCGAAGCGCGCTCGCGTACGCCGATCGTCGTCTCCCTGAGCGTCGGCTTCGGGGTGCTCATCGCGACGGCTGTCGTGACGTTCTGGATCCTGACGTCCGCGACGCTCGACGCAGCTCCCGCGCCATCGCCCACCGCTTCGTCCTCCCCACCCGTCGCCACGCCGACCCCCGCATCGACCCCGACGCCGACCGGGCCGCCTCCGGACGCGACCGCTTACGACACGTCGGCGCTTCCTCGCGTCGACGTCTTCGCCGTCGTGGCGGCGCTCCCGGTCGACGACGATCCGACCGGCTCCTTCACAGGACAGGCAGCACGCGCCCGCGGAGAGGTGATCCCGGTCTTCGCGTCCCCTTCGACGCCGCCCGTCGCGGCTCTCGCCCGGGATCAGGAGTTCGACGGCACGGTCGTTCCCGTCATCGAGCGCCACGCCCACTGGCTGCGGGTCCTCCTCCCTGGACGCCAGGCGACGCCTTCCGCGGGCGACCCGGGCCAGCTGACCGGCTGGGTGCGGGCCACCGACGTCGACGTGACGACCCAGGATGCTCGCGTCGACGTGAGTATCTCCGCGCGGACGATCGAAATCGTGCGCGGCGATGCGCGAGAGCTCGTCGCGAGCGACTTCGCGTGGGGCGTCGACTCGACGCCGACCCCGACGGGACGCTCCTTCATCATGACGACGGCGGTCGTGCCCGAATTCGCCTACACGCGCGGCAACCCGATCACGTATCTCTCGGTGCAGTCGCCGACCCTCGACGGGTTCGGCGGTGCCGACGCGGCAGTCACGGCGTTCCACTATCACGACAGCCGTTCCGGCTCGATCTCCAACGGATGCCTCCGGGTCGACGCCGCGGCCGCCGCGGCCCTTGCGGCGCTTCCACACGGCACTCCCGTGTCGATCTCGCCGTAG
- a CDS encoding TfoX/Sxy family protein → MPVNEAQSALADRVRALLSDEADLTEKAMFGSRAFLLDDRIAVAVFSAPALLVRVDAEDAASLALEPGASPAVMGPQRREMGPGWLLIDSDHLTSDEQLLFWVDAARDFQRRR, encoded by the coding sequence ATGCCGGTGAACGAAGCGCAGAGCGCGCTGGCCGACCGCGTGCGCGCGCTTCTCTCCGACGAGGCGGATCTCACCGAGAAGGCGATGTTCGGCAGCCGCGCCTTCCTTCTCGATGACCGCATCGCGGTGGCCGTATTCTCCGCGCCGGCGCTCCTTGTCCGCGTCGACGCAGAGGACGCCGCGTCTCTTGCGCTCGAGCCCGGCGCGTCTCCGGCGGTCATGGGCCCGCAGCGACGCGAGATGGGCCCCGGCTGGCTGCTCATCGACAGCGACCACCTGACGAGCGACGAGCAGCTGCTCTTCTGGGTGGACGCCGCGCGCGACTTTCAGCGCCGACGCTAG
- a CDS encoding pyridoxal phosphate-dependent aminotransferase, producing MSVSRLQHIPGIGVDLMGDRADRERDDRMLRLENLDTDLRPHPAAIARTLEAVHEDGANSYLPFQGGVALREAAAAHVGRMAGRTYDPIGECVITAGGLNGILNTLLATLEPGDEVVMTDPIYAGLVNRVRLAGGVPRFVPLRPTTSGWTLDPEALAAAVSDRTGAVLVMSPSMPTGSVLDRSHWTALAQVLDGHRAWLVYDAAMERIRFDGRSPVHPASIDGLQDRTITVGAASKELRMIGWRVGWVVGPRSIVRDIDLVGLSNVVCQVGIAQDAVAVALSAPDADQDVARAAAVWKDRSDTIVDQLRGFPVVPPHGGWSVLIDTTSIGMTPTEASEKLFALGRVAATPMNGWGPSGDRYLRLVFANEPVERLADLRSRFEAAWGTRPR from the coding sequence ATGTCCGTTAGTCGTCTGCAGCACATTCCGGGGATCGGCGTCGATCTGATGGGAGACAGAGCCGATCGCGAACGCGACGACCGCATGCTCCGATTGGAGAATCTCGACACCGATCTTCGCCCGCATCCCGCCGCGATCGCGCGCACGCTCGAGGCCGTCCACGAGGACGGCGCCAACAGCTACCTGCCGTTTCAGGGCGGAGTCGCACTGCGGGAGGCGGCCGCGGCGCATGTCGGGAGGATGGCGGGGCGGACGTACGACCCGATCGGGGAGTGCGTCATCACGGCCGGTGGGCTCAACGGCATCCTCAACACTCTCCTCGCGACCCTCGAGCCGGGCGACGAAGTGGTCATGACGGATCCCATCTACGCGGGTCTCGTCAACCGGGTCCGACTCGCGGGTGGCGTGCCGCGCTTCGTGCCACTTCGACCGACGACATCGGGATGGACGCTCGATCCCGAAGCTCTCGCCGCCGCCGTGAGCGATCGCACGGGCGCGGTCCTCGTGATGTCGCCATCGATGCCGACGGGGTCGGTCCTCGACCGCTCCCACTGGACTGCGCTCGCCCAGGTCCTGGACGGGCATCGCGCCTGGCTCGTCTATGACGCGGCGATGGAGCGGATCCGATTCGACGGACGGTCGCCCGTTCACCCTGCGAGCATCGACGGATTGCAGGACCGCACCATCACGGTGGGCGCGGCATCGAAGGAGCTCAGGATGATCGGCTGGCGCGTGGGGTGGGTCGTCGGTCCGCGGAGCATCGTGCGCGACATCGACCTCGTCGGTCTCAGCAACGTCGTCTGTCAGGTCGGGATTGCTCAGGATGCCGTCGCCGTCGCCCTGAGCGCACCCGATGCCGACCAGGACGTCGCCCGCGCCGCTGCCGTCTGGAAGGATCGGAGCGACACGATCGTCGATCAACTGAGGGGGTTCCCCGTCGTCCCGCCGCACGGCGGCTGGTCGGTGCTCATCGACACGACGAGCATCGGCATGACGCCGACGGAGGCTTCCGAGAAGCTCTTCGCGCTCGGTCGTGTCGCAGCGACGCCCATGAACGGGTGGGGCCCGTCCGGCGACCGCTATCTTCGTCTCGTCTTCGCCAACGAACCGGTGGAGCGGCTAGCGGATCTGCGATCGCGCTTCGAGGCGGCCTGGGGGACCCGACCACGCTAG
- a CDS encoding helix-turn-helix domain-containing protein: MPPHQPVPLAFAAMTAEIGVRVRSLREERGITLSSLALTTGLGKGTLSELERGQRNPTLDTLFAITTALALPLSALLGPSDQPQVSDHDIEATLLARWEEHRAIVEAYRMTVAAGTRRSRAHAEGVQETLTVIRGRIRVGPDDAPIELTDGQSHTFPADVDHHYQGMVESSSTVLLMQYPVPASSTQRSKNANS; the protein is encoded by the coding sequence ATGCCTCCTCACCAACCGGTCCCCCTCGCCTTCGCCGCCATGACTGCGGAGATCGGTGTCCGCGTGCGCTCACTGCGAGAGGAACGCGGGATCACTCTCAGCTCCCTCGCACTGACGACGGGTCTCGGAAAAGGCACGCTGTCAGAGCTCGAGCGGGGCCAGCGGAACCCGACCTTGGATACCCTCTTCGCCATCACGACAGCGCTCGCGCTCCCCCTCAGTGCCCTCCTCGGCCCCAGTGATCAACCGCAGGTATCCGATCACGACATCGAAGCGACCCTGCTCGCGCGGTGGGAAGAGCACCGGGCGATCGTGGAGGCGTATCGGATGACCGTCGCAGCCGGCACCCGACGGTCGCGCGCACACGCGGAGGGAGTGCAGGAGACGCTGACCGTGATCCGAGGACGCATCCGTGTGGGTCCCGACGACGCGCCGATCGAACTCACCGACGGACAGAGCCACACTTTCCCCGCCGACGTCGACCACCACTATCAGGGCATGGTCGAGTCGAGTTCGACGGTTCTGCTGATGCAGTACCCCGTTCCGGCATCCTCCACTCAGCGGTCGAAGAACGCGAATTCGTGA
- a CDS encoding bifunctional hydroxymethylpyrimidine kinase/phosphomethylpyrimidine kinase — MTARVVIPRVLSIAGTDPTGGAGIQADLKSIAANGGYGMAVVTALVAQNTRGVRSVHLPPVSFLTEQLDAVSDDVEIDAVKIGMLGAAPVVAAVGAWLERVSPPVVVLDPVMVATSGDRLLDVDAEQALRELAHHVDLLTPNLPELAILAEEPPATDWDQAVAQARRVSRRYGVRVLAKGGHLGGASVPDALVDARGETVAVVEFPGTRIETTNTHGTGCSLSSAIATRYAASGEWADAVSDSKRWLTESIRHGSALAVGRGNGPVSHFAGLWNRGGSTTRPTAEEVASDWWQHIRDTRDGIDGLPFVRGLGDGTLARDRFLAYLAQDALYLRDYARVLAEASRLAPTQEEQVFWAASAQGALTGELQLHERWLAAHAVDVGVPDATTTAYLDHLLATAARGDYRVLTAALLPCFWLYHDLGSRLHPLSHPDHPFLSWLDTYADEAFAVATRAAITTVTEAAAAADDATRTAMRAAFQASAAHEFAFFDR; from the coding sequence ATGACCGCGCGCGTCGTGATTCCCCGTGTGCTGAGCATCGCCGGCACCGACCCGACCGGCGGTGCCGGCATCCAGGCCGACCTCAAGAGCATCGCCGCCAACGGCGGATACGGAATGGCGGTCGTCACAGCGCTCGTCGCTCAGAACACCCGCGGCGTCCGCAGCGTGCATCTCCCTCCCGTCTCGTTTCTGACCGAGCAGCTCGACGCGGTCTCGGACGACGTCGAGATCGACGCCGTGAAGATCGGGATGCTGGGAGCCGCACCCGTCGTCGCGGCGGTGGGCGCCTGGCTGGAGCGCGTCTCGCCGCCGGTCGTCGTGCTGGACCCCGTCATGGTCGCGACGAGCGGCGATCGCCTTCTCGATGTCGACGCGGAGCAGGCGCTCCGTGAACTCGCGCACCATGTCGACCTGCTCACGCCCAACCTGCCCGAGCTGGCGATCCTGGCCGAAGAGCCTCCCGCGACGGATTGGGACCAGGCCGTCGCGCAAGCCCGCCGCGTCTCGCGTCGCTACGGGGTACGGGTCCTCGCGAAGGGCGGTCACCTGGGCGGAGCGAGCGTTCCGGACGCCCTGGTCGATGCCCGCGGTGAGACGGTCGCCGTCGTGGAGTTCCCCGGGACGCGCATCGAGACGACGAACACCCACGGCACGGGATGTTCGCTCTCGTCGGCGATCGCGACGCGCTACGCCGCCTCGGGGGAGTGGGCGGATGCGGTGTCGGATTCCAAGCGGTGGCTCACGGAGAGCATCCGTCACGGGTCCGCACTCGCGGTCGGACGCGGCAACGGACCCGTCAGCCACTTCGCCGGACTGTGGAACCGCGGCGGCAGCACGACGAGGCCGACAGCCGAGGAGGTCGCCTCCGACTGGTGGCAGCACATCCGCGACACCAGGGACGGCATCGACGGCCTTCCGTTCGTTCGAGGACTCGGCGACGGCACCCTCGCCCGTGACAGGTTTCTGGCGTACCTCGCGCAGGACGCTCTCTACCTGCGCGACTACGCACGAGTGCTGGCGGAGGCGAGCCGGCTCGCCCCCACGCAGGAGGAGCAGGTCTTCTGGGCGGCGAGCGCGCAGGGGGCGTTGACAGGCGAGCTCCAGCTGCATGAGAGATGGCTCGCGGCGCACGCCGTGGACGTGGGTGTTCCGGATGCCACGACGACGGCGTACCTCGATCACCTTCTCGCGACGGCGGCACGTGGCGACTATCGCGTGCTCACCGCGGCGCTCCTGCCGTGCTTCTGGCTCTACCACGACCTAGGGAGCAGGCTGCATCCGCTCTCCCACCCAGACCATCCGTTTCTGTCCTGGCTCGATACGTACGCCGACGAGGCGTTCGCGGTCGCCACGCGGGCGGCGATCACTACCGTCACGGAGGCGGCCGCCGCGGCGGACGACGCCACCCGAACGGCGATGCGTGCCGCGTTCCAGGCGTCCGCGGCTCACGAATTCGCGTTCTTCGACCGCTGA
- the thiE gene encoding thiamine phosphate synthase: MTDSRLASAAGHDLVEVVRAAVEGGVTAVQVREKSAPGADFLDVVCRIAEIVPDHVAVIVNDRVDVFLAARAAGVRVAGVHVGQSDLPVDAVRTIIGTDAVLGLSASTEDELRDAASSPALIDYVGIGALHATATKQDAPTPLGHEGFARLVEGSERPAVAIGGVTRADLPGLRAAGAAGAAVVSAICSAPDPADAARELRAAWESVR; the protein is encoded by the coding sequence GTGACCGATTCACGGCTGGCATCCGCCGCGGGGCACGATCTCGTCGAGGTCGTGCGAGCGGCGGTCGAGGGCGGCGTCACCGCCGTGCAGGTGCGCGAGAAGTCCGCCCCCGGCGCCGACTTCCTCGACGTCGTGTGCCGCATCGCCGAGATCGTTCCCGATCATGTCGCCGTCATCGTCAACGACCGAGTGGATGTCTTCCTCGCAGCGCGTGCGGCCGGCGTGCGTGTCGCGGGCGTCCACGTGGGACAGTCGGACCTTCCTGTCGACGCGGTCCGGACGATCATCGGGACGGACGCGGTCCTTGGGCTGAGCGCCTCGACGGAAGACGAGCTGAGGGACGCCGCGTCCAGTCCGGCGCTGATTGACTACGTCGGGATCGGAGCGCTGCATGCGACGGCGACGAAGCAGGACGCGCCCACTCCCCTCGGGCATGAGGGTTTCGCCCGGCTCGTCGAGGGGAGCGAACGCCCCGCTGTCGCCATCGGCGGCGTGACGCGGGCGGACCTTCCAGGTCTCCGCGCGGCAGGTGCCGCCGGGGCGGCGGTCGTCTCGGCTATCTGCAGCGCCCCCGACCCCGCGGATGCGGCGCGCGAGCTCCGCGCCGCATGGGAGTCGGTCCGATGA
- the thiM gene encoding hydroxyethylthiazole kinase, whose translation MTRTPENLLDLACSALEGVRTSAPLVHCITNSVVVNFTANALLALGASAAMVDIPSEAGPFAAVASGVLVNLGTPTEEQRAAMLEAVSSANDAGTPWVLDPVAIGSLPVRTRLAVSLKELRPTIVRGNASEVLALAGSGAGGRGVDAADGVEEALPIARALAEATGGVVAISGPVDIVTDGHRIVRVHNGDPLLTRITGGGCALGAVMACFAAIDADRFATTVAAIAVYTVAAELAAERAAGPGTFAPAFLDALAAITADDLRRRAVVS comes from the coding sequence ATGACGCGCACGCCGGAAAACCTGCTCGATCTCGCCTGTTCCGCATTGGAGGGTGTGCGCACGAGCGCACCGCTCGTCCACTGCATCACCAACAGCGTCGTGGTGAACTTCACCGCTAACGCGCTCCTCGCCCTGGGAGCCTCCGCCGCCATGGTGGACATCCCGTCGGAGGCGGGACCATTCGCTGCCGTCGCCTCCGGGGTGCTCGTGAACCTCGGCACGCCGACGGAGGAGCAGCGCGCCGCGATGCTCGAGGCCGTCTCTTCCGCGAACGATGCGGGTACGCCCTGGGTGCTCGACCCGGTTGCCATCGGATCGCTCCCCGTTCGCACTCGCCTCGCCGTGTCGCTGAAGGAGCTCCGTCCCACCATCGTGCGGGGGAACGCATCGGAAGTGCTCGCGCTCGCCGGCTCGGGCGCGGGGGGCCGCGGAGTCGACGCAGCCGACGGGGTCGAGGAGGCACTGCCGATCGCCCGCGCGCTCGCGGAAGCCACGGGCGGAGTCGTCGCCATCTCGGGTCCCGTCGACATCGTGACGGACGGGCATCGGATCGTGCGCGTCCACAACGGGGATCCGCTCCTCACTCGCATCACGGGCGGCGGATGCGCGTTGGGGGCGGTGATGGCGTGCTTCGCCGCGATCGACGCGGATCGATTCGCGACCACCGTCGCGGCGATCGCCGTGTACACGGTCGCCGCCGAGCTCGCCGCCGAGCGCGCGGCAGGCCCCGGCACGTTCGCACCCGCTTTCCTCGATGCGCTGGCAGCGATCACGGCTGACGACCTCCGCCGCCGGGCGGTGGTCTCGTGA